A single Tachypleus tridentatus isolate NWPU-2018 chromosome 9, ASM421037v1, whole genome shotgun sequence DNA region contains:
- the LOC143225724 gene encoding zinc finger MYM-type protein 1-like, with amino-acid sequence MQQEECKRSLAKVFRSLRFLLRQGSALRGHFDTKGNFLQLMKLLEEEDSELTAYLSKKNTFTSPQAQNEIMEMSSYQILMNIAHEVQQSKIFALMVDGTQDVTGAEEEAICVRYVDENLDVHEIFLGLYSVSNTTGETISSTILDVLTRLNLPLSGLRAQTYDGAATMSGAYSGCQAKITEKQPSALFFHCGAHKVNLIMQHADEACECVQDSIQWEHELGVLLQRSGKYKTIFENIVSSDSHIVPVEYIRPLCPTHWLCRLSAIACANDHYSDIVDSLYELANEKSDVAVKARGLLDRFDKGKSILGLLMAQHSLAALEELNRAFQVKSATVSGMIEASAMTVEQLRVLRREENYKIFDKAEKKVTSLDLVPVELPRIRRPSRSITGIGSAHHSATARDYYRSQYFEFVDTVIEHLTTRFNADNNDLRQYLALENMITSGKIDNSVINFYPEISAQRLEFQLPMFKGTTKAVSLKGAKDAYCKMNETSQQMFSEVFLLMKILLECLVSSCECERSFSALRRLKTW; translated from the coding sequence atgcagcaggaagaatgcaaaagaagtctagccaaagtATTTAGAAGTTTACGTTTTTTACTGCGTCAAGGTTCAGCATTACGTGGACATTTTGATACgaaggggaacttcctgcagttaatgaagctcctggaagaggaagattctGAGTTGacagcctacttgtcaaagaaaaacacattcacatcaccccaggctcagaatgaaataatggagatgtccAGCTATCAGATACTGatgaacatagcacacgaagtgcagcaaagtaaaatctttgcattaatggttgatggcactcaagatgttacaggtgccgaagaggaagcaatatgtgtacgatacgtagatgagaaccttgacgtccatgagatatttcttggtttgtacagtgtttccaacacaactggtgaaacaatatcctcgactatacttgatgtactgactagactcaatttaccactgtcaggattaagagcacaaacttatgatggagccgctacaATGAGTGGTGCGTatagtggatgccaggcaaaaataacagagaagcaaccgtcagctttgttttttcactgtggaGCACACAAggttaatttaataatgcaacatgcagatgaagcttgtgaatgtgttcaagattctatccagtgggaacatgaacttggtgtcttgcttcagaggtcaggcaaatacaagacaatctttgaaaatatagtatcgtcagacagccacattGTTCCAGTtgaatacatccgcccactgtgtccaacacactggttgtgccgcctatctgcaattgcatgtgctaatgatcactacagtgacattgttgattctttgtatgaattagcaaatgaaaaatcagatgtagcagtgaaagcacgaggtctgctggacagatttgacaaaggaaagtcaattttaggattgttgatggctcagcattcattagctgcattagaggaactaaaccgtgcattccaagtgaaatcagcgacagtatctggcatgattgaagcatctgcaatgacagttgagcaattgcgagTATTGCGAAGagaggaaaattacaagatatttgataaagctgagaaaaaggtaacttccctagatctggtgcctgtTGAACTACCACGCATCCGCAGACCCTCCAGAAGTATCACAGGTattggctcagcacaccattctgcaacagctagagattactacagaagccagtATTTTGAATTTGtagacacagtcatagaacatctgaccactagattcaatgcagacaacaatgacttgaggcaatatctggcacttgagaacatgatcacatctggcaagattgacaactcggttataaacttctatcccgaaatctctgcacaacggctcgagtttcagttgcccatgttcaaaggaacaacaaaagcagtatctctgaaaggtgcgaaggatgcttactgtaaaatgaatgaaacaagccagcagatgtttagtgaagtatttcttctcatgaaaattttgcttgaaTGTctagtatccagctgcgaatgtgaacgcagcttttctgcattaagacgatTGAAGACGTGGtaa